A genome region from Macaca nemestrina isolate mMacNem1 chromosome 20, mMacNem.hap1, whole genome shotgun sequence includes the following:
- the LOC105495587 gene encoding low-density lipoprotein receptor-related protein 3 isoform X3, with product MEKRAAAGLEGAPGARAQLAVVCLVNIFLTGRLSSAVPALAACSGKLEQHTERRGVIYSPAWPLNYPPGTNCSWYIQGDRGDMITISFRNFDVEESHQCSLDWLLLGPAAPPRQEAFRLCGSAIPPAFISARDHVWIFFHSDASSSGQAQGFRLSYIRGKLGQASCQADEFRCDNGKCLPGPWQCNAVDECGDGSDEGNCSAPASEPPGSLCPGGTFPCSGARSTRCLPVERRCDGLQDCGDGSDEAGCPDLACGRRLGSFYGSFASPDLFGAARGPSDLHCTWLVDTQDSRRVLLQLELRLGYDDYVQVYEGLGERGDRLLQTLSYRSNHRPVSLEAAQGRLTVAYHARARSAGHGFNATYQVKGYCLPWEQPCGSSSDSDGGSAGDQGCFSEPQRCDGWWHCASGRDEQGCPACPPDQYPCEGGSGLCYTPADRCNNQKSCPDGADEKNCFSCQPGTFHCGTNLCIFETWRCDGQEDCQDGSDEHGCLAAVPRKVITAALIGSLVCGLLLVIALGCAFKLYSLRTQEYRAFETQMTRLEAEFVRREAPPSYGQLIAQGLIPPVEDFPVYSASQASVLQNLRTAMRRQMRRHASRRGPSRRRLGRLWNRLFHRPRVPRGQIPLLTAARPSQTVLGDGFLQPAPGAAPDPPAPLTDTGSPRVAGDGPPSASSHAPEVGPSGPPLPSGLRDPECRPVDKDRKVCREPLADGPAPADAPREPCSAQDPHPQASTASSTLGPHSPEPLGVCRSPPPPCSPMLEASDDEALLVC from the exons CAGCCTGCAGCGGGAAGCTGGAGCAGCATACGGAGCGGCGTGGGGTCATCTACAGCCCGGCCTGGCCCCTCAACTACCCGCCAGGCACCAACTGCAGCTGGTACATCCAGGGCGACCGTGGCGACATGATTACCATCAG CTTCCGCAACTTTGACGTGGAGGAGTCCCACCAGTGCTCCCTGGACTGGCTCCTGCTGGGCCCAGCGGCCCCGCCCCGCCAGGAGGCCTTCCGCCTCTGTGGCTCTGCCATCCCGCCTGCCTTCATCTCTGCCCGAGACCACGTCTGGATTTTCTTCCACTCAGACGCCTCCAGCTCCGGCCAGGCCCAGGGCTTCCGTCTGTCTTACATCCGAG GGAAGCTGGGCCAGGCGTCCTGCCAGGCAGATGAGTTCCGCTGTGACAATGGCAAATGCCTGCCCGGCCCGTGGCAGTGCAACGCAGTGGATGAGTGTGGAGACGGCTCTGATGAGGGCAACTGCTCGGCGCCCGCCTCGGAGCCTCCAGGCAGCCTGTGTCCCGGGGGGACCTTTCCGTGCAGCGGGGCGCGCTCCACGCGCTGCCTGCCTGTGGAGCGGCGCTGTGACGGCTTGCAGGACTGCGGCGATGGCTCGGATGAGGCGGGCTGCCCCGACCTGGCGTGCGGCAGGCGGCTGGGCAGCTTCTACGGCTCCTTTGCCTCCCCAGACCTGTTCGGCGCGGCCCGTGGGCCCTCGGACCTTCACTGCACGTGGCTGGTGGACACGCAGGATTCGCGGCGGGTGCTGCTGCAGCTGGAACTGCGGCTGGGCTACGACGACTACGTGCAGGTATACGAGGGCCTGGGTGAGCGCGGGGACCGCCTGCTGCAGACGCTGTCCTACCGCAGCAACCACCGGCCCGTGAGCCTGGAGGCCGCCCAGGGCCGCCTCACCGTGGCGTACCATGCGCGCGCCCGCAGCGCCGGCCACGGCTTCAACGCCACCTATCAGGTGAAGGGCTATTGCCTTCCCTGGGAGCAGCCGTGCGGGAGCAGCAGTGACAGTGATGGGGGCAGCGCGGGCGACCAGGGCTGCTTCTCGGAACCACAGCGCTGCGACGGCTGGTGGCATTGCGCCAGCGGCCGAGACGAGCAGGGTTGCCCTGCCTGCCCGCCCGATCAGTACCCCTGCGAGGGTGGCAGTGGTCTGTGCTACACGCCTGCCGACCGCTGCAACAACCAGAAAAGCTGCCCCGACGGCGCAGACGAGAAGAACTGCTTCTCCTGCCAGCCCGGCACCTTCCACTGCGGTACCAACCTGTGCATCTTCGAGACGTGGCGCTGTGACGGCCAGGAAGACTGCCAGGACGGCAGCGATGAGCACGGGTGCCTGGCCGCCGTGCCCCGCAAGGTCATCACCGCGGCGCTCATCGGCAGCCTGGTGTGCGGCCTGCTGCTGGTCATCGCGCTGGGCTGCGCCTTCAAGCTCTACTCACTGCGCACGCAGGAGTACAG GGCCTTCGAGACCCAGATGACGCGCCTGGAGGCTGAGTTCGTGCGGCGGGAGGCACCTCCATCCTATGGTCAGCTCATCGCGCAGGGCCTCATTCCACCCGTGGAAGACTTTCCTGTCTACAGTGCCTCCCAG GCCTCTGTGCTGCAGAATCTTCGCACAGCCATGCGGAGACAGATGCGTCGGCACGCTTCCCGCAGGGGGCCCTCCCGCCGCCGCCTCGGCCGCCTCTGGAACCGGCTCTTTCACCGGCCGCGGGTGCCCCGAGGCCAGATCCCACTGCTGACCGCAGCACGCCCCTCACAGACCGTGCTGGGTGATGGGTTCCTCCAGCCTGCTCCAGGGGCTGCCCCCGACCCCCCAGCACCGCTCACGGACACAGGCAGCCCCAGGGTGGCCGGAGATGGGCCCCCCAGTGCCTCCAGCCATGCACCGGAGGTGGGACCTTCAGGGCCACCCTTGCCATCAGGCCTGCGAGACCCAGAGTGCAGGCCTGTGGACAAGGACAGAAAGGTCTGTAGGGAGCCACTGGCAGACGGTCCAGCTCCTGCGGATGCACCTCGGGAGCCCTGCTCAGCCCAGGACCCGCACCCCCAGGCCTCCACTGCCAGCAGCACCCTGGGCCCCCACTCGCCAGAGCCACTGGGGGTCTGCAGGAGCCCCCCGCCCCCTTGCTCCCCAATGCTGGAGGCCAGCGATGACGAGGCCCTGTTGGTCTGTTGA
- the LOC105495588 gene encoding asc-type amino acid transporter 1: MAGHTQQPSEHGNPSPAPSPSPVPGPVPGASERVALKKEIGLLSACTIIIGNIIGSGIFISPKGVLEHSGSVGLALFVWVLGGGVTALGSLCYAELGVAIPKSGGDYAYVTEIFGGLAGFLLLWSAFLIMYPTSLAVISMTFSNYVLQPVFPNCIPPTTASRVLSMACLMLLTWVNSSSVRWATRIQDMFTGGKLLALSLIIGMGLLQIFQGHFEELRPSNAFAFWMTPSVGHLALAFLQGSFAFSGWNFLNYVTEEMVDARKNLPRAIFISIPLVTFVYTFTNIAYFTAMSPQELLSSNAVAVTFGEKLLGYFSWAMPVSVALSTFGGINGYLFTYSRLCFSGAREGHLPSLLAMIHVRHCTPIPALLVCCAATAIIMLVGDTYTLINYVSFINYLCYGVTILGLLLLRWRQPALHKPIKVNLLIPVAYLVFWAFLLVFSFISEPMVCGVGIIIILTGVPIFFLGVYWRSKPKCVHRLTESMTRWGQELCFVVYPQDAPEEEENSPCPPSLLAATDKPLKPQ; encoded by the exons ATGGCCGGCCACACGCAGCAGCCGAGCGAGCACGGGAACCCCAGCCCTGCGCCCTCGCCCTCCCCGGTCCCAGGCCCCGTCCCCGGCGCCTCGGAACGAGTGGCGCTCAAGAAGGAGATCGGGCTGCTGAGCGCCTGCACCATCATCATCG GGAACATCATCGGCTCGGGCATCTTCATCTCGCCCAAGGGGGTCCTGGAGCACTCGGGCTCCGTAGGTCTGGCCCTGTTCGTCTGGGTCCTGGGTGGGGGCGTGACAGCTCTGGGCTCCCTCTGCTATGCAGAGCTGGGAGTCGCCATCCCCAAGTCCGGCGGGGACTACGCCTACGTCACAGAGATCTTCGGGGGCCTGGCTGG CTTTCTGCTGCTCTGGAGCGCCTTTCTCATCATGTACCCCACCAGCCTGGCTGTCATCTCCATGACTTTCTCCAACTACGTGCTGCAGCCCGTGTTCCCCAACTGCATCCCCCCTACCACAGCCTCCCGGGTGCTGTCCATGGCCTGCCTGA TGCTCCTGACGTGGGTGAACAGCTCCAGCGTGCGCTGGGCCACGCGCATCCAGGACATGTTCACAGGCGGGAAGCTGCTGGCCTTGTCGCTCATCATCGGCATGGGCCTTCTCCAGATCTTCCAAG GACACTTCGAGGAGCTGAGGCCCAGCAATGCCTTTGCTTTCTGGATGACGCCCTCCGTGGGACACCTGGCCCTGGCCTTCCTCCAAGGCTCCTTCGCCTTCAGTGGCTGGAACTTCCTCAACTATGTCACTGAGGAAATGGTTGACGCCCGAAA GAACCTACCTCGCGCCATCTTCATCTCCATCCCACTGGTGACCTTCGTGTACACCTTCACCAACATCGCCTACTTCACAGCCATGTCCCCCCAGGAGCTGCTCTCCTCCAATGCGGTGGCTGTG ACCTTCGGGGAGAAGCTGCTGGGCTACTTTTCTTGGGCCATGCCCGTCTCTGTGGCTCTGTCAACCTTCGGAGGCATCAATGGCTACCTGTTCACCTACTCCAG GCTATGCTTCTCTGGAGCCCGAGAGGGGCACCTGCCCAGCCTGCTGGCCATGATCCACGTCAGACACTGCACCCCCATCCCCGCCCTCCTCGTCTGT TGCGCGGCCACAGCCATCATCATGCTCGTGGGCGACACGTACACGCTCATCAACTACGTGTCCTTCATCAACTACCTCTGCTACGGCGTCACCATCCTGGGCCTGCTGCTGCTGCGCTGGAGGCAGCCTGCGCTCCACAAGCCCATCAAG GTGAACCTTCTCATCCCCGTGGCATACTTGGTCTTCTGGGCCTTCCTGTTGGTCTTCAGCTTCATCTCCGAGCCTATGGTCTGTGGGGTCGGCATCATCATCATTCTTACGGGGGTGCccattttctttctgggagtGTACTGGAGAAGCAAACCAAAGTGTGTGCACAGACTCACAG AGTCCATGACACGCTGGGGCCAGGAGCTGTGTTTCGTGGTCTACCCCCAGGATGCCCCTGAAGAGGAGGAGAATAGCCCCTGCCCACCCTCCCTGCTGGCCGCCACAGACAAGCCCTTGAAGCCACAATGA
- the LOC105495587 gene encoding low-density lipoprotein receptor-related protein 3 isoform X2, which produces MEKRAAAGLEGAPGARAQLAVVCLVNIFLTGRLSSAVPALACSGKLEQHTERRGVIYSPAWPLNYPPGTNCSWYIQGDRGDMITISFRNFDVEESHQCSLDWLLLGPAAPPRQEAFRLCGSAIPPAFISARDHVWIFFHSDASSSGQAQGFRLSYIRGKLGQASCQADEFRCDNGKCLPGPWQCNAVDECGDGSDEGNCSAPASEPPGSLCPGGTFPCSGARSTRCLPVERRCDGLQDCGDGSDEAGCPDLACGRRLGSFYGSFASPDLFGAARGPSDLHCTWLVDTQDSRRVLLQLELRLGYDDYVQVYEGLGERGDRLLQTLSYRSNHRPVSLEAAQGRLTVAYHARARSAGHGFNATYQVKGYCLPWEQPCGSSSDSDGGSAGDQGCFSEPQRCDGWWHCASGRDEQGCPACPPDQYPCEGGSGLCYTPADRCNNQKSCPDGADEKNCFSCQPGTFHCGTNLCIFETWRCDGQEDCQDGSDEHGCLAAVPRKVITAALIGSLVCGLLLVIALGCAFKLYSLRTQEYRSRAAQPCRPLPTASRAFETQMTRLEAEFVRREAPPSYGQLIAQGLIPPVEDFPVYSASQASVLQNLRTAMRRQMRRHASRRGPSRRRLGRLWNRLFHRPRVPRGQIPLLTAARPSQTVLGDGFLQPAPGAAPDPPAPLTDTGSPRVAGDGPPSASSHAPEVGPSGPPLPSGLRDPECRPVDKDRKVCREPLADGPAPADAPREPCSAQDPHPQASTASSTLGPHSPEPLGVCRSPPPPCSPMLEASDDEALLVC; this is translated from the exons CCTGCAGCGGGAAGCTGGAGCAGCATACGGAGCGGCGTGGGGTCATCTACAGCCCGGCCTGGCCCCTCAACTACCCGCCAGGCACCAACTGCAGCTGGTACATCCAGGGCGACCGTGGCGACATGATTACCATCAG CTTCCGCAACTTTGACGTGGAGGAGTCCCACCAGTGCTCCCTGGACTGGCTCCTGCTGGGCCCAGCGGCCCCGCCCCGCCAGGAGGCCTTCCGCCTCTGTGGCTCTGCCATCCCGCCTGCCTTCATCTCTGCCCGAGACCACGTCTGGATTTTCTTCCACTCAGACGCCTCCAGCTCCGGCCAGGCCCAGGGCTTCCGTCTGTCTTACATCCGAG GGAAGCTGGGCCAGGCGTCCTGCCAGGCAGATGAGTTCCGCTGTGACAATGGCAAATGCCTGCCCGGCCCGTGGCAGTGCAACGCAGTGGATGAGTGTGGAGACGGCTCTGATGAGGGCAACTGCTCGGCGCCCGCCTCGGAGCCTCCAGGCAGCCTGTGTCCCGGGGGGACCTTTCCGTGCAGCGGGGCGCGCTCCACGCGCTGCCTGCCTGTGGAGCGGCGCTGTGACGGCTTGCAGGACTGCGGCGATGGCTCGGATGAGGCGGGCTGCCCCGACCTGGCGTGCGGCAGGCGGCTGGGCAGCTTCTACGGCTCCTTTGCCTCCCCAGACCTGTTCGGCGCGGCCCGTGGGCCCTCGGACCTTCACTGCACGTGGCTGGTGGACACGCAGGATTCGCGGCGGGTGCTGCTGCAGCTGGAACTGCGGCTGGGCTACGACGACTACGTGCAGGTATACGAGGGCCTGGGTGAGCGCGGGGACCGCCTGCTGCAGACGCTGTCCTACCGCAGCAACCACCGGCCCGTGAGCCTGGAGGCCGCCCAGGGCCGCCTCACCGTGGCGTACCATGCGCGCGCCCGCAGCGCCGGCCACGGCTTCAACGCCACCTATCAGGTGAAGGGCTATTGCCTTCCCTGGGAGCAGCCGTGCGGGAGCAGCAGTGACAGTGATGGGGGCAGCGCGGGCGACCAGGGCTGCTTCTCGGAACCACAGCGCTGCGACGGCTGGTGGCATTGCGCCAGCGGCCGAGACGAGCAGGGTTGCCCTGCCTGCCCGCCCGATCAGTACCCCTGCGAGGGTGGCAGTGGTCTGTGCTACACGCCTGCCGACCGCTGCAACAACCAGAAAAGCTGCCCCGACGGCGCAGACGAGAAGAACTGCTTCTCCTGCCAGCCCGGCACCTTCCACTGCGGTACCAACCTGTGCATCTTCGAGACGTGGCGCTGTGACGGCCAGGAAGACTGCCAGGACGGCAGCGATGAGCACGGGTGCCTGGCCGCCGTGCCCCGCAAGGTCATCACCGCGGCGCTCATCGGCAGCCTGGTGTGCGGCCTGCTGCTGGTCATCGCGCTGGGCTGCGCCTTCAAGCTCTACTCACTGCGCACGCAGGAGTACAG GTCCCGGGCAGCCCAGCCATGTCGCCCTCTGCCCACCGCTTCCAGGGCCTTCGAGACCCAGATGACGCGCCTGGAGGCTGAGTTCGTGCGGCGGGAGGCACCTCCATCCTATGGTCAGCTCATCGCGCAGGGCCTCATTCCACCCGTGGAAGACTTTCCTGTCTACAGTGCCTCCCAG GCCTCTGTGCTGCAGAATCTTCGCACAGCCATGCGGAGACAGATGCGTCGGCACGCTTCCCGCAGGGGGCCCTCCCGCCGCCGCCTCGGCCGCCTCTGGAACCGGCTCTTTCACCGGCCGCGGGTGCCCCGAGGCCAGATCCCACTGCTGACCGCAGCACGCCCCTCACAGACCGTGCTGGGTGATGGGTTCCTCCAGCCTGCTCCAGGGGCTGCCCCCGACCCCCCAGCACCGCTCACGGACACAGGCAGCCCCAGGGTGGCCGGAGATGGGCCCCCCAGTGCCTCCAGCCATGCACCGGAGGTGGGACCTTCAGGGCCACCCTTGCCATCAGGCCTGCGAGACCCAGAGTGCAGGCCTGTGGACAAGGACAGAAAGGTCTGTAGGGAGCCACTGGCAGACGGTCCAGCTCCTGCGGATGCACCTCGGGAGCCCTGCTCAGCCCAGGACCCGCACCCCCAGGCCTCCACTGCCAGCAGCACCCTGGGCCCCCACTCGCCAGAGCCACTGGGGGTCTGCAGGAGCCCCCCGCCCCCTTGCTCCCCAATGCTGGAGGCCAGCGATGACGAGGCCCTGTTGGTCTGTTGA
- the LOC105495587 gene encoding low-density lipoprotein receptor-related protein 3 isoform X1, which yields MEKRAAAGLEGAPGARAQLAVVCLVNIFLTGRLSSAVPALAACSGKLEQHTERRGVIYSPAWPLNYPPGTNCSWYIQGDRGDMITISFRNFDVEESHQCSLDWLLLGPAAPPRQEAFRLCGSAIPPAFISARDHVWIFFHSDASSSGQAQGFRLSYIRGKLGQASCQADEFRCDNGKCLPGPWQCNAVDECGDGSDEGNCSAPASEPPGSLCPGGTFPCSGARSTRCLPVERRCDGLQDCGDGSDEAGCPDLACGRRLGSFYGSFASPDLFGAARGPSDLHCTWLVDTQDSRRVLLQLELRLGYDDYVQVYEGLGERGDRLLQTLSYRSNHRPVSLEAAQGRLTVAYHARARSAGHGFNATYQVKGYCLPWEQPCGSSSDSDGGSAGDQGCFSEPQRCDGWWHCASGRDEQGCPACPPDQYPCEGGSGLCYTPADRCNNQKSCPDGADEKNCFSCQPGTFHCGTNLCIFETWRCDGQEDCQDGSDEHGCLAAVPRKVITAALIGSLVCGLLLVIALGCAFKLYSLRTQEYRSRAAQPCRPLPTASRAFETQMTRLEAEFVRREAPPSYGQLIAQGLIPPVEDFPVYSASQASVLQNLRTAMRRQMRRHASRRGPSRRRLGRLWNRLFHRPRVPRGQIPLLTAARPSQTVLGDGFLQPAPGAAPDPPAPLTDTGSPRVAGDGPPSASSHAPEVGPSGPPLPSGLRDPECRPVDKDRKVCREPLADGPAPADAPREPCSAQDPHPQASTASSTLGPHSPEPLGVCRSPPPPCSPMLEASDDEALLVC from the exons CAGCCTGCAGCGGGAAGCTGGAGCAGCATACGGAGCGGCGTGGGGTCATCTACAGCCCGGCCTGGCCCCTCAACTACCCGCCAGGCACCAACTGCAGCTGGTACATCCAGGGCGACCGTGGCGACATGATTACCATCAG CTTCCGCAACTTTGACGTGGAGGAGTCCCACCAGTGCTCCCTGGACTGGCTCCTGCTGGGCCCAGCGGCCCCGCCCCGCCAGGAGGCCTTCCGCCTCTGTGGCTCTGCCATCCCGCCTGCCTTCATCTCTGCCCGAGACCACGTCTGGATTTTCTTCCACTCAGACGCCTCCAGCTCCGGCCAGGCCCAGGGCTTCCGTCTGTCTTACATCCGAG GGAAGCTGGGCCAGGCGTCCTGCCAGGCAGATGAGTTCCGCTGTGACAATGGCAAATGCCTGCCCGGCCCGTGGCAGTGCAACGCAGTGGATGAGTGTGGAGACGGCTCTGATGAGGGCAACTGCTCGGCGCCCGCCTCGGAGCCTCCAGGCAGCCTGTGTCCCGGGGGGACCTTTCCGTGCAGCGGGGCGCGCTCCACGCGCTGCCTGCCTGTGGAGCGGCGCTGTGACGGCTTGCAGGACTGCGGCGATGGCTCGGATGAGGCGGGCTGCCCCGACCTGGCGTGCGGCAGGCGGCTGGGCAGCTTCTACGGCTCCTTTGCCTCCCCAGACCTGTTCGGCGCGGCCCGTGGGCCCTCGGACCTTCACTGCACGTGGCTGGTGGACACGCAGGATTCGCGGCGGGTGCTGCTGCAGCTGGAACTGCGGCTGGGCTACGACGACTACGTGCAGGTATACGAGGGCCTGGGTGAGCGCGGGGACCGCCTGCTGCAGACGCTGTCCTACCGCAGCAACCACCGGCCCGTGAGCCTGGAGGCCGCCCAGGGCCGCCTCACCGTGGCGTACCATGCGCGCGCCCGCAGCGCCGGCCACGGCTTCAACGCCACCTATCAGGTGAAGGGCTATTGCCTTCCCTGGGAGCAGCCGTGCGGGAGCAGCAGTGACAGTGATGGGGGCAGCGCGGGCGACCAGGGCTGCTTCTCGGAACCACAGCGCTGCGACGGCTGGTGGCATTGCGCCAGCGGCCGAGACGAGCAGGGTTGCCCTGCCTGCCCGCCCGATCAGTACCCCTGCGAGGGTGGCAGTGGTCTGTGCTACACGCCTGCCGACCGCTGCAACAACCAGAAAAGCTGCCCCGACGGCGCAGACGAGAAGAACTGCTTCTCCTGCCAGCCCGGCACCTTCCACTGCGGTACCAACCTGTGCATCTTCGAGACGTGGCGCTGTGACGGCCAGGAAGACTGCCAGGACGGCAGCGATGAGCACGGGTGCCTGGCCGCCGTGCCCCGCAAGGTCATCACCGCGGCGCTCATCGGCAGCCTGGTGTGCGGCCTGCTGCTGGTCATCGCGCTGGGCTGCGCCTTCAAGCTCTACTCACTGCGCACGCAGGAGTACAG GTCCCGGGCAGCCCAGCCATGTCGCCCTCTGCCCACCGCTTCCAGGGCCTTCGAGACCCAGATGACGCGCCTGGAGGCTGAGTTCGTGCGGCGGGAGGCACCTCCATCCTATGGTCAGCTCATCGCGCAGGGCCTCATTCCACCCGTGGAAGACTTTCCTGTCTACAGTGCCTCCCAG GCCTCTGTGCTGCAGAATCTTCGCACAGCCATGCGGAGACAGATGCGTCGGCACGCTTCCCGCAGGGGGCCCTCCCGCCGCCGCCTCGGCCGCCTCTGGAACCGGCTCTTTCACCGGCCGCGGGTGCCCCGAGGCCAGATCCCACTGCTGACCGCAGCACGCCCCTCACAGACCGTGCTGGGTGATGGGTTCCTCCAGCCTGCTCCAGGGGCTGCCCCCGACCCCCCAGCACCGCTCACGGACACAGGCAGCCCCAGGGTGGCCGGAGATGGGCCCCCCAGTGCCTCCAGCCATGCACCGGAGGTGGGACCTTCAGGGCCACCCTTGCCATCAGGCCTGCGAGACCCAGAGTGCAGGCCTGTGGACAAGGACAGAAAGGTCTGTAGGGAGCCACTGGCAGACGGTCCAGCTCCTGCGGATGCACCTCGGGAGCCCTGCTCAGCCCAGGACCCGCACCCCCAGGCCTCCACTGCCAGCAGCACCCTGGGCCCCCACTCGCCAGAGCCACTGGGGGTCTGCAGGAGCCCCCCGCCCCCTTGCTCCCCAATGCTGGAGGCCAGCGATGACGAGGCCCTGTTGGTCTGTTGA